In Streptomyces durocortorensis, a genomic segment contains:
- a CDS encoding SAV2148 family HEPN domain-containing protein, whose protein sequence is MSSGGFELPPGDAGHEGESTDAPPGAVSLAQPLEIGAELDWGAEAWGEVRTRAQRAGRAYIWLNLVEQRLRAVVAAVLRPIYEPVHGEEWVVAAAGPAGQEWVQRAVAVREVSRRKGYLLDPADDNVLSFLTLPQLRELMVQHWPCFEPYFDDRRDVELALDELEVARNVVSRNRALNEAVLAQAERASARLLDILGSGAGVPSADRLPVDAVEELVGDRYADVVSVHPDRVRLQRQLPAEDLFGGARRLDAIGIGLNLLVQNFSGRRLVRLAESGCRVRLLFINPASSAVRRRERELGLKKGELSRSVEMNILHMRRVRSKLRDPGAFEIQVFDETPRFTAYLVDGDGPDAVGVVQPYLRRARGMEAPVLVLRGGGRRTVVRAGQDNEHGLFEIYREEFESVWTDSRPVS, encoded by the coding sequence GTGAGCTCGGGAGGATTCGAGCTGCCCCCAGGTGACGCAGGTCACGAGGGGGAATCGACCGATGCCCCGCCCGGGGCGGTGTCCCTTGCGCAGCCCCTGGAGATAGGCGCCGAGCTGGACTGGGGAGCGGAGGCCTGGGGCGAGGTGCGCACGCGCGCCCAGCGGGCGGGGCGCGCCTATATCTGGCTGAATCTGGTCGAACAGCGTCTGCGGGCGGTGGTCGCCGCGGTGCTCCGGCCGATCTACGAGCCGGTGCACGGCGAGGAGTGGGTGGTGGCAGCGGCCGGACCCGCCGGACAGGAGTGGGTGCAGCGCGCCGTCGCCGTACGCGAGGTCTCGCGCCGCAAGGGCTATCTGCTGGACCCGGCCGACGACAACGTCCTCAGCTTCCTGACGCTGCCCCAGCTGCGCGAGCTGATGGTCCAGCACTGGCCGTGCTTCGAGCCGTACTTCGATGACCGGCGCGATGTCGAGCTGGCCCTCGACGAGCTGGAGGTCGCGCGCAACGTCGTCTCCCGCAACCGCGCCCTGAACGAGGCGGTCCTCGCCCAGGCCGAACGCGCCTCCGCCCGCCTCCTGGACATCCTCGGCAGCGGGGCCGGAGTCCCCTCCGCCGACCGGCTGCCGGTGGACGCCGTGGAGGAGCTGGTCGGCGACCGGTACGCGGACGTGGTCTCCGTCCATCCGGACCGGGTCAGGCTCCAGCGCCAGCTGCCCGCCGAGGACCTGTTCGGCGGAGCGCGCCGGCTCGACGCCATCGGGATAGGCCTCAACCTGCTCGTGCAGAACTTCTCCGGCCGCCGCCTGGTCCGGCTCGCCGAGTCGGGCTGCCGGGTCCGGCTGCTGTTCATCAACCCGGCCAGCAGCGCGGTCCGCCGCCGGGAGCGGGAACTGGGCCTCAAGAAGGGCGAGCTGAGCCGCTCGGTGGAGATGAACATCCTCCATATGCGTCGCGTCCGCTCCAAGCTCCGCGACCCCGGCGCCTTCGAGATCCAGGTCTTCGACGAGACCCCGCGCTTCACCGCGTACCTGGTGGACGGCGACGGCCCGGACGCCGTGGGCGTCGTCCAGCCCTATCTGCGCCGCGCCCGGGGCATGGAGGCCCCCGTCCTGGTGCTGCGCGGCGGCGGGCGGCGCACGGTGGTGCGAGCCGGGCAGGACAACGAGCACGGCCTCTTCGAGATCTACCGCGAGGAGTTCGAGTCGGTCTGGACGGATTCGCGCCCGGTCTCCTGA
- a CDS encoding 3'-5' exonuclease, with protein MSWHRGTLVGFDLETTGTDVETDRIVTAALVRLEPDGTVAEQRTWLLDPGVAIPEQASAIHGIGTDHARKHGARAASAVEEIARAVSEVLRSDVPLVVMNARYDLSLLDRECRRYGLPSVEDRVGGAPSPVIDPLVIDKHVDKYRKGKRALQALCDHYGVTLDGAHDATADAVAAVRVVRRMGERHRPVGTLPPAELHALQIRAAAEQSASLQAYLRRSADPAAVVEPSWPVIPRGR; from the coding sequence ATGAGCTGGCACCGGGGAACACTGGTCGGCTTCGACCTGGAGACGACGGGGACCGACGTCGAGACCGACCGGATCGTCACCGCCGCACTCGTCCGGCTGGAGCCGGACGGCACGGTCGCCGAGCAGCGGACCTGGCTGCTCGATCCGGGGGTGGCGATACCGGAGCAGGCCTCCGCGATCCACGGGATCGGCACGGACCACGCCCGCAAGCACGGCGCCCGGGCGGCCTCGGCTGTCGAGGAGATCGCCCGGGCGGTATCCGAGGTGCTGCGTTCGGACGTCCCGCTGGTGGTGATGAACGCCCGCTACGACCTCTCGCTCCTGGACCGAGAATGCCGCAGGTACGGACTGCCGTCGGTCGAGGACCGGGTGGGCGGGGCGCCGTCGCCCGTCATCGATCCGCTGGTCATCGATAAGCACGTCGACAAGTACCGCAAGGGCAAGCGCGCCCTCCAGGCGCTCTGCGACCACTACGGGGTGACGCTCGACGGGGCCCACGACGCGACGGCGGACGCGGTGGCCGCCGTGCGCGTGGTGCGCCGGATGGGCGAGCGGCACCGCCCCGTCGGCACCCTGCCCCCCGCCGAGCTGCACGCCCTCCAGATCCGGGCGGCCGCCGAGCAGTCGGCCTCCCTGCAGGCCTATCTGCGCCGCAGCGCCGACCCGGCGGCCGTGGTCGAGCCGTCCTGGCCGGTGATCCCGCGCGGGCGGTGA
- a CDS encoding phosphotransferase enzyme family protein has product MDEKRAREVLTAAGLPGTAELLALGENAVFADGDLVIKVGRDATGHPELRERAEREVALADWLAASGVPAVRAAEHRPRTADGHPVTLWHRLPDPVRPTEPRDLAPLLTLVHALPAPADFTLPCRELLGGVERWLTLAGDAIDPADADYLRERRDGFAAAAVALVPHLPPGPIHGDALPRNVHVGPDGPVLVDLETFSADLREHDLVVLALSRDRYALDPAAYDAFTSAYGWDVREWDGCAVLRGARETASCAWVAQHAPANPKALAEFRRRVASLRDGDPEVRWYPF; this is encoded by the coding sequence ATGGACGAGAAGCGTGCGCGTGAGGTGCTGACGGCTGCCGGGCTCCCCGGCACGGCGGAGCTGCTCGCGCTGGGCGAGAACGCGGTGTTCGCCGACGGGGACCTGGTGATCAAGGTCGGGCGGGACGCCACCGGCCACCCCGAGCTGCGCGAGCGGGCCGAGCGGGAGGTGGCCCTCGCCGACTGGCTGGCCGCCTCCGGCGTCCCGGCCGTCCGCGCGGCCGAGCACCGGCCCCGGACGGCCGACGGCCACCCGGTGACGCTCTGGCACCGGCTCCCCGACCCCGTACGCCCCACCGAGCCACGCGACCTCGCACCGCTGCTGACCCTGGTGCACGCGCTGCCCGCCCCGGCGGACTTCACCCTGCCGTGCCGCGAGCTGCTGGGAGGTGTGGAGCGGTGGCTGACCCTGGCGGGCGACGCGATCGACCCGGCCGACGCCGACTACCTCCGCGAGCGCCGCGACGGCTTCGCGGCCGCGGCCGTCGCCCTGGTCCCCCATCTGCCGCCGGGCCCGATCCACGGCGACGCGCTCCCGCGCAACGTCCACGTCGGCCCCGACGGCCCGGTCCTGGTCGACCTGGAGACGTTCTCCGCCGACCTGCGAGAACACGATCTGGTGGTCCTGGCCCTGTCCCGCGACCGCTACGCCCTCGACCCCGCGGCCTACGACGCCTTCACCTCCGCGTACGGCTGGGACGTACGGGAGTGGGACGGCTGCGCGGTCCTGCGGGGCGCCCGCGAGACGGCCAGTTGCGCCTGGGTCGCCCAGCACGCCCCGGCCAACCCGAAGGCGCTGGCGGAATTCCGCCGCCGCGTGGCCTCGCTGCGGGACGGCGATCCGGAAGTGCGGTGGTATCCCTTCTAG
- a CDS encoding ABC transporter permease subunit, which yields MTSVTAAKRPGRPGTPGRRVFGDRAAWFLVLPALLPILILSVGPLLYGIGLAFTDAQSGRTRSTQWIGTLNFQDLLHDTLFWDSFRIGLLWAVGVTVPQFLLALGLALLLNQNLRMRWLARALAIIPWAMPEVVVGIMWRLVYNPDAGILNETIRDLGLGDGRDWLTGLATALPAVILVGIWAGMPQTTVALLAGLQNTPHELHEAAALDGAGAWRRFRTVTWPAIKPIALAISALNLIWNFNSFALVYVLTSGGPGGRTRLPMLFAYEEAFRYGQFGYAAAMGCVMVAVVSVLLAFFLVGRLNGGDEER from the coding sequence GTGACATCGGTGACCGCGGCGAAGCGGCCCGGGCGGCCGGGAACCCCGGGGCGGAGGGTGTTCGGCGACCGCGCCGCCTGGTTCCTGGTGCTGCCCGCTCTCCTCCCCATCCTGATCCTCAGTGTGGGGCCGCTCCTCTACGGCATCGGGCTCGCCTTCACCGACGCCCAGTCCGGTCGCACCCGCTCCACCCAGTGGATCGGCACCCTGAACTTCCAGGACCTGCTGCACGACACCCTGTTCTGGGACTCGTTCCGGATCGGCCTGCTCTGGGCGGTCGGCGTCACCGTCCCGCAGTTTCTCCTGGCGCTCGGCCTCGCCCTGCTGCTCAACCAGAACCTGCGGATGCGCTGGCTGGCCAGAGCTCTGGCGATCATCCCCTGGGCGATGCCCGAGGTCGTCGTCGGCATCATGTGGCGGCTCGTCTACAACCCCGACGCGGGCATCCTCAACGAGACCATCCGCGACCTCGGCCTCGGCGACGGCCGGGACTGGCTGACCGGTCTCGCCACCGCCCTGCCCGCCGTGATCCTCGTCGGCATCTGGGCGGGCATGCCGCAGACCACCGTGGCCCTGCTCGCCGGGCTCCAGAACACCCCGCACGAACTCCACGAGGCGGCGGCCCTGGACGGAGCGGGCGCCTGGCGCCGGTTCCGTACGGTCACCTGGCCCGCGATCAAGCCCATCGCCCTCGCCATCTCCGCCCTCAACCTGATCTGGAACTTCAACTCCTTCGCCCTGGTCTATGTGCTGACCAGCGGCGGGCCCGGCGGCCGGACCCGGCTGCCGATGCTTTTCGCGTACGAAGAGGCTTTCCGCTACGGACAGTTCGGCTACGCCGCCGCTATGGGCTGTGTGATGGTCGCGGTGGTCTCCGTGCTCCTGGCCTTCTTCCTCGTCGGCCGGCTCAACGGAGGAGACGAGGAGCGATGA
- the treY gene encoding malto-oligosyltrehalose synthase — translation MTPSATYRLQLQPDFPFAAAEKAVPYLAALGVSHLHLSPVLEAVPGSRHGYDVVDHSRVRAELGGEDGLRSLASAAREHGLGLVLDIVPNHMAAAPRHNRQLWEVLREGPSSPYARWFDIDWAAGGDKVLLPVLAGPLGQELDALAVDGDVLRYKDLEFPLRAGTAELPLPRLLDAQHYRLGWWRLARTELNYRRFFTVSELIGVRVEHPEVFDATHGKVLELLSDGVLDGLRIDHPDGLAAPAAYLERLNEATGGRWTVVEKILTGDESLPVEWAVAGTTGYDALHRIDGLFTDPSGAAELLGRYREFAGPPGDRGGYWKATVRRAAYRVATHELAAETAWLTRLAAGICGRDPALRDHAPWALRTAVRELLVRIPVYRPYVTAGEPPTRIAEATLTDEAVREAKSVFSVPEEAAAVDVVRDLALGRLGDGEEQTAFCARFAQTASALHAKSVEDTAFYRYVPLISATEVGGDPGRPAVSPEEFHAFAARIARDWPATGTVLTTHDTKRSADVRARIAVLSQCPQRWAALMTELTAATPVGAPDPQLAWAAWQSAYGCAELPADELAGRLEPALLKAVREAGLFTSWTEPDPAYERAVSDFVAAGPGSASGPARQLVTEFADALAPHVRAQVLGAALVQLTMPGVPDLYQGTESEYLALVDPDNRRPFRRPEVPDEKQALTAAALGLRRELPEAFGESGTYAPLETRGPAAPHAVAFCRSGEVVTAVTRLSLRLAEEGGWRDTVVDLPCPGPWRDVLSASPGREFAGGTVAARELFAERPVALLRRVGRDA, via the coding sequence ATGACGCCCTCCGCCACGTACCGGCTTCAGCTCCAGCCCGACTTCCCGTTCGCCGCAGCCGAGAAGGCCGTGCCGTACCTCGCCGCGCTCGGCGTCTCGCATCTGCACCTGTCGCCCGTCCTGGAGGCGGTCCCCGGCTCCCGGCACGGTTACGACGTGGTCGACCACAGCCGGGTCCGGGCGGAGCTGGGCGGGGAGGACGGACTGCGGTCGCTCGCCTCGGCGGCCCGGGAGCACGGGCTCGGCCTGGTCCTGGACATCGTGCCCAACCACATGGCGGCCGCGCCCCGGCACAACCGTCAGCTGTGGGAGGTGCTGCGCGAGGGCCCGTCGTCCCCGTACGCCCGCTGGTTCGACATCGACTGGGCGGCGGGCGGCGACAAGGTGCTGCTGCCGGTGCTCGCGGGCCCGCTCGGCCAGGAGCTGGACGCCCTGGCGGTGGACGGCGATGTGCTGCGCTACAAGGACCTGGAGTTCCCGCTGCGGGCGGGCACGGCCGAGCTTCCGCTGCCGAGGCTGCTGGACGCCCAGCACTACCGGCTCGGCTGGTGGCGGCTGGCGCGCACCGAGCTGAACTACCGCCGCTTCTTCACCGTCTCCGAGCTGATCGGGGTCCGCGTCGAGCACCCCGAGGTCTTCGACGCCACCCACGGCAAGGTCCTCGAACTTTTGAGCGACGGGGTGCTGGACGGGCTGCGGATCGATCACCCGGACGGCCTCGCCGCCCCCGCCGCCTATCTGGAGCGCCTGAACGAGGCGACCGGCGGCCGCTGGACGGTGGTGGAGAAGATCCTGACCGGCGATGAGAGCCTGCCCGTGGAGTGGGCGGTGGCGGGCACGACCGGTTACGACGCGCTGCACCGGATCGACGGGCTGTTCACCGATCCGTCCGGCGCGGCGGAGCTGCTCGGCCGCTACCGGGAATTCGCGGGCCCGCCCGGCGACCGGGGCGGCTACTGGAAGGCGACGGTGCGACGGGCCGCGTACCGGGTGGCGACCCACGAACTGGCCGCCGAGACGGCCTGGCTGACCCGGCTGGCGGCCGGGATCTGCGGCCGCGACCCGGCGCTGCGCGATCACGCCCCCTGGGCGCTGCGGACGGCGGTGCGGGAACTGCTGGTACGGATTCCGGTCTACCGCCCGTATGTCACGGCGGGCGAGCCGCCGACCCGGATCGCGGAGGCGACCCTGACCGACGAGGCGGTTCGGGAAGCGAAGTCGGTGTTCTCCGTGCCGGAGGAGGCAGCGGCCGTCGACGTCGTACGGGATCTGGCGCTCGGGCGGCTCGGGGACGGGGAGGAACAGACGGCGTTCTGCGCCCGGTTCGCGCAGACGGCGTCCGCGCTGCACGCCAAGTCGGTGGAGGACACCGCGTTCTACCGGTACGTCCCGCTGATCTCGGCCACCGAGGTGGGCGGGGACCCGGGCCGGCCCGCCGTGTCACCGGAGGAGTTCCACGCCTTCGCCGCCCGGATCGCCCGCGACTGGCCCGCCACCGGCACGGTCCTGACCACCCACGACACCAAGCGCAGCGCGGACGTGCGGGCCAGGATCGCGGTGCTGTCCCAGTGCCCGCAGCGGTGGGCGGCGCTGATGACCGAACTGACGGCGGCCACGCCTGTCGGGGCCCCGGACCCGCAGCTGGCCTGGGCGGCCTGGCAGTCGGCGTACGGCTGCGCGGAGCTGCCCGCCGACGAGCTGGCCGGACGGCTGGAACCGGCCCTGCTGAAGGCGGTACGCGAGGCGGGCCTGTTCACCAGTTGGACGGAGCCGGACCCGGCGTACGAGCGGGCGGTATCGGACTTCGTCGCCGCCGGGCCGGGCAGCGCGTCGGGGCCGGCCCGGCAGTTGGTCACGGAGTTCGCGGACGCCCTCGCCCCGCATGTCCGCGCCCAGGTCCTGGGGGCGGCGCTGGTGCAGCTGACGATGCCGGGGGTGCCGGACCTCTACCAGGGCACGGAGAGCGAGTACCTGGCCCTCGTCGACCCCGACAACCGGCGCCCGTTCCGGCGGCCCGAGGTCCCGGACGAGAAGCAGGCGCTGACGGCGGCCGCGCTGGGGCTGCGGCGGGAGCTGCCCGAGGCGTTCGGGGAGTCGGGGACGTACGCACCGCTGGAGACCCGGGGCCCGGCGGCGCCCCACGCGGTGGCGTTCTGCCGGTCGGGCGAGGTGGTCACGGCGGTGACCCGGCTGTCGCTGCGGCTGGCGGAGGAGGGCGGCTGGCGCGACACGGTGGTGGACCTCCCGTGCCCGGGGCCCTGGCGGGATGTGCTGTCGGCCTCGCCGGGCCGGGAGTTCGCGGGCGGCACGGTGGCGGCGCGCGAGCTGTTCGCGGAGCGGCCGGTGGCGCTGCTGCGGCGGGTGGGGCGGGATGCGTAG
- the glgX gene encoding glycogen debranching protein GlgX translates to MQVWPGHAYPLGATYDGAGTNFAVFSEAAHRIELCLLHDDGSETAVELRETDAFVRHAYLPGMMPGQRYGFRVHGPYEPQRGQRCNSAKLLLDPYARAVAGKIEWGEEVYGYPFGRPDARNDLDSAPHTMSSVVVNPYFDWGDDRRPRTDYHRTVIYEAHVKGLTMLHPGLPPELRGTYAGLAHPEVIAHLTELGVTAIELMPVHQFVQDHRLADMGLANYWGYNTIGFFAPHNAYASWGERGEQVLEFKQAVKALHQAGIEVILDVVYNHTAEGNHLGPTLSFRGLDNASYYRLTNDQRYYMDTTGTGNSLLMRSPHVLQMIMDSLRYWVTEMHVDGFRFDLAATLARQFHEVDRLSSFFDLVQQDPVVSQVKLIAEPWDVGEGGYQVGNFPPLWTEWNGKYRDTVRDLWRGEPRTLAEFAGRLTGSSDLYQDDGRRPLASINFTTCHDGFTLNDLVSYNEKRNDANGEDNRDGESHNRSWNCGAEGETDDPEILALRGRQMRNFIATLMLSQGVPMLSHGDEFARTQQGNNNAYCQDNELSWIDWPDPTAPEDDPRRALLEFTRTMVWLRRDHPVFRRRRFFHGRPVEGTHDELSDIAWFTPEGEEMTQQDWQAAHAKAMTVFLNGHAISEPGPRGERISDDSFLLMFNASAETLEFAVPVDHGEQWQVVVDTARPEGVPPGTGPKVAEGERVTLIGRSLTVLKRPA, encoded by the coding sequence ATGCAGGTCTGGCCGGGACACGCGTATCCCCTCGGCGCCACGTACGACGGCGCCGGTACCAACTTTGCGGTCTTCTCGGAGGCCGCCCACCGGATCGAGTTGTGCCTGTTGCACGACGACGGTTCAGAGACGGCGGTGGAGCTCCGCGAGACGGACGCCTTCGTGCGCCACGCCTATCTGCCCGGGATGATGCCGGGTCAGCGGTACGGCTTCAGGGTGCACGGACCCTACGAGCCCCAGCGCGGGCAGCGGTGCAACTCCGCGAAGCTGCTGCTCGATCCGTACGCCCGCGCGGTGGCCGGAAAGATCGAGTGGGGCGAGGAGGTGTACGGCTATCCGTTCGGCAGGCCGGACGCCCGCAACGACCTCGACTCGGCGCCGCACACCATGAGCTCCGTGGTGGTCAACCCGTACTTCGACTGGGGCGACGACCGCCGCCCCCGGACGGACTACCACCGCACCGTCATCTACGAGGCCCACGTGAAGGGCCTGACCATGCTCCATCCGGGGCTGCCGCCCGAGCTGCGTGGTACGTACGCGGGCCTGGCCCACCCCGAGGTGATCGCCCACCTCACCGAACTGGGCGTCACCGCGATCGAACTGATGCCCGTTCACCAGTTCGTCCAGGACCACCGGCTGGCGGACATGGGGCTCGCCAACTACTGGGGCTACAACACCATCGGCTTCTTCGCCCCGCACAACGCCTACGCCTCCTGGGGCGAGCGCGGCGAACAGGTGCTGGAGTTCAAGCAGGCGGTGAAGGCCCTGCACCAGGCGGGCATCGAGGTCATCCTCGACGTCGTCTACAACCACACGGCCGAGGGCAATCACCTCGGGCCGACGCTCTCCTTCCGGGGCCTCGACAACGCCTCCTACTACCGTCTGACCAATGATCAGCGGTACTACATGGACACCACGGGTACCGGGAACTCCCTGCTCATGCGGTCCCCGCACGTCCTTCAGATGATCATGGACTCGCTGCGGTACTGGGTGACCGAGATGCATGTGGACGGCTTCCGTTTCGACCTGGCGGCCACGCTCGCCCGCCAGTTCCACGAGGTCGACCGGCTCTCCTCGTTCTTCGACCTGGTCCAGCAGGACCCGGTGGTCAGCCAGGTCAAGCTGATCGCCGAGCCGTGGGACGTGGGCGAGGGCGGCTACCAGGTGGGCAACTTCCCGCCGCTGTGGACCGAGTGGAACGGCAAGTACCGCGACACGGTCCGCGATCTGTGGCGGGGCGAGCCGCGCACCCTGGCGGAGTTCGCCGGACGGCTGACAGGATCGTCCGACCTCTACCAGGACGACGGGCGCCGCCCGCTGGCCTCGATCAACTTCACCACCTGCCACGACGGTTTCACCCTCAACGACCTCGTCTCGTACAACGAGAAGCGCAACGACGCCAACGGGGAGGACAACCGGGACGGCGAGAGCCACAACCGGTCCTGGAACTGCGGCGCCGAGGGTGAGACGGACGATCCGGAGATCCTGGCGCTGCGGGGGCGGCAGATGCGGAACTTCATCGCCACGCTGATGCTGTCGCAGGGCGTGCCGATGCTGAGCCACGGCGACGAGTTCGCCCGTACGCAGCAGGGCAACAACAACGCCTACTGCCAGGACAACGAGCTGTCCTGGATCGACTGGCCCGACCCGACGGCCCCCGAGGACGACCCCCGCCGCGCCCTCCTGGAGTTCACCCGGACCATGGTGTGGCTGCGCCGCGACCACCCGGTGTTCCGGCGTCGCCGCTTCTTCCACGGGCGGCCGGTGGAGGGCACCCACGACGAGCTGTCCGACATCGCCTGGTTCACTCCCGAGGGCGAGGAGATGACGCAGCAGGACTGGCAGGCGGCCCACGCCAAGGCGATGACCGTGTTCCTGAACGGCCATGCGATCTCCGAGCCGGGGCCGCGCGGGGAGCGGATCTCCGACGACTCGTTCCTGCTGATGTTCAACGCGAGCGCCGAGACGCTGGAGTTCGCCGTCCCGGTCGACCACGGGGAGCAGTGGCAGGTCGTCGTCGACACCGCACGGCCGGAGGGGGTGCCTCCGGGGACGGGGCCGAAGGTGGCCGAGGGCGAGCGGGTCACGCTGATCGGACGCAGCCTGACGGTGCTGAAACGCCCGGCCTGA
- a CDS encoding ABC transporter substrate-binding protein, with translation MRAALARRAAAAAVVLALLLTGCSGGGDDGRDADGTIRLRFQSLAWQKESVDANKQLVKEWNAAHPGVQVDYVQGSWDSVHDQLLTSFEGGEAPDIIHDASDDLADFAYGGYLTDLGPLLPARLKAEIPEQSWRTTTFGEGVYGVPFLQEPRVLIANTKLLKASGVRIPTPEDPWSWEEFRWVTKELTGKGRYGIAWPLKEPVSVTLNLGLSGGGQLFHRDDDGKAVLRFEEGDRVVPGTIHDQVNTDGSAARSALGMGGSDSLPGFFGGKYAMVPLGFSYRQQIIQQAPEGFDWTVLPAPAGAGGPTQGVSPQTLSVAEDSPHKKEAVAFIDFLLRPPNMVRLARGDWMLPTGTEALADPSLHTAEHGWNVGTALARGLRPAPAQSVRGYPEWKDKVATPALQEFYSGAIDIGELRKRLVDDGNRVLARYQR, from the coding sequence ATGCGGGCTGCCCTGGCCCGGCGGGCCGCCGCGGCCGCCGTCGTACTGGCTCTCCTGCTCACCGGCTGCTCCGGCGGAGGGGACGACGGACGGGACGCGGACGGCACCATCCGGCTGCGGTTCCAGTCGCTGGCCTGGCAGAAGGAGTCCGTCGACGCCAACAAGCAGCTGGTGAAGGAGTGGAACGCCGCCCACCCCGGCGTCCAGGTCGACTACGTCCAGGGCAGCTGGGACAGCGTCCACGACCAGCTGCTCACCTCCTTCGAGGGCGGCGAGGCGCCCGACATCATCCACGACGCATCCGACGACCTGGCCGACTTCGCGTACGGCGGCTATCTCACCGATCTGGGCCCCCTCCTCCCGGCCCGTCTCAAGGCCGAGATCCCCGAACAGTCCTGGCGCACCACGACCTTCGGCGAGGGCGTCTACGGCGTGCCGTTCCTCCAGGAGCCCAGGGTCCTGATCGCCAACACGAAGCTGCTGAAGGCCTCCGGCGTCCGCATCCCGACCCCTGAGGACCCCTGGAGCTGGGAGGAGTTCCGGTGGGTCACCAAGGAGCTGACGGGCAAGGGGCGGTACGGGATCGCCTGGCCGCTCAAGGAGCCGGTCTCCGTCACCCTCAACCTGGGCCTGTCCGGCGGCGGGCAGCTCTTCCACCGCGACGACGACGGCAAGGCGGTCCTGCGCTTCGAGGAGGGCGACCGGGTGGTGCCCGGCACCATCCACGACCAGGTCAACACCGACGGCAGCGCTGCCCGCAGCGCCTTGGGCATGGGCGGGTCGGACTCCCTGCCCGGCTTCTTCGGCGGCAAGTACGCGATGGTGCCTCTCGGGTTCTCGTACCGCCAGCAGATCATCCAGCAGGCGCCCGAGGGGTTCGACTGGACGGTTCTGCCGGCACCGGCGGGTGCGGGCGGGCCGACCCAGGGGGTGAGCCCGCAGACGCTGTCGGTCGCCGAGGACAGCCCGCACAAGAAGGAGGCCGTGGCCTTCATCGACTTCCTCCTGCGGCCGCCGAACATGGTGCGACTGGCCCGGGGCGACTGGATGCTGCCGACCGGTACCGAGGCGCTGGCCGACCCCTCGCTGCACACCGCCGAGCACGGCTGGAACGTAGGGACCGCGCTGGCGCGGGGGCTGCGCCCGGCGCCCGCCCAGAGTGTGCGTGGCTATCCCGAATGGAAGGACAAGGTGGCCACCCCCGCCCTCCAGGAGTTCTACAGCGGCGCGATCGACATCGGTGAACTGCGCAAACGGCTGGTCGACGACGGGAACAGGGTGCTGGCGCGCTACCAGCGCTGA
- a CDS encoding carbohydrate ABC transporter permease, with amino-acid sequence MRRGSAGREPAGLRTSGAARAGQYLALLAYLVFLALPFLWLLSTAFKPARELGSLHPTWIPEQPTLDNFRQAFDEQPLLQAAANSLIAAVSAALIAVVIATPMAYVMARHRGRLATAATGWVVVSQAFPFVLVIIPLFLVLKNLHLINTLWGLILVYVVWSLPFALWMLAGYVRAVPAELEEAAAVDGAGRVRTLVSVVTPLLAPGIVATALFAFITAWNEFFFALVLLKTPEKQTLPVVLTHFLGAEGVADLGPLAAAAFLATLPSLVLFAFIQRRITGGMTAGAVRG; translated from the coding sequence ATGAGGCGAGGGTCCGCAGGGCGGGAGCCGGCCGGGCTGCGCACCAGCGGCGCTGCGCGCGCCGGCCAGTACCTCGCGCTCCTGGCCTATCTGGTCTTCCTCGCCCTCCCGTTCCTCTGGCTGCTCTCCACCGCCTTCAAACCCGCCCGCGAACTGGGCTCGCTGCATCCGACCTGGATTCCCGAGCAGCCCACCCTGGACAACTTCCGCCAGGCCTTCGACGAGCAGCCGCTGCTCCAGGCGGCGGCCAATTCGCTGATCGCGGCCGTCTCCGCCGCCCTGATCGCCGTCGTCATCGCCACCCCGATGGCCTATGTGATGGCCCGCCACCGGGGTCGGCTCGCCACCGCCGCGACCGGCTGGGTCGTGGTCAGCCAGGCGTTCCCGTTCGTCCTGGTGATCATTCCGCTCTTCCTGGTGCTCAAGAACCTGCATCTGATCAACACCCTGTGGGGGCTGATCCTGGTCTACGTCGTCTGGTCACTGCCCTTCGCCCTGTGGATGCTCGCCGGTTATGTGCGCGCGGTGCCCGCCGAGCTGGAGGAGGCCGCCGCCGTCGACGGCGCGGGCCGGGTGCGCACCCTCGTCTCGGTCGTCACCCCGCTGCTCGCGCCGGGGATCGTCGCCACCGCCCTGTTCGCGTTCATCACCGCATGGAACGAGTTCTTCTTCGCGCTCGTCCTGCTCAAGACCCCGGAGAAACAGACCTTGCCGGTCGTCCTCACCCACTTCCTCGGCGCGGAGGGCGTGGCCGACCTCGGGCCGCTCGCGGCCGCCGCGTTCCTCGCCACACTGCCCTCCCTGGTCCTCTTCGCCTTCATCCAGCGCCGGATCACCGGCGGCATGACGGCCGGGGCGGTGAGGGGCTGA